The proteins below are encoded in one region of Akkermansiaceae bacterium:
- a CDS encoding SAM-dependent DNA methyltransferase, which produces MTTTRTFQTQATTLIDDLKAVCANYGLGNDGNEFKIITQVFLYKFLNDKFAYEVKKIDPKLRKAESWEDALAAYPADDYEMLLLQLGAGTAQLQPAHLISALFAKTNDDNFATTFDDTLIDIAALNSDIFSVKTEGGSKIVLFERISNYISDPSKRDSFCRAMMNKLIHFSFEQIFSEKFDFFATLFEYLIKDYNKDGGGKYAEYYTPHAVAKIMAACLVPGGGKIRNVTCYDPSAGSGTLLMNLAHAIGEDKCSIYSQDISQKSSSLLRLNLILNNLVHSIPNIIQGNTIHHPYHKDADTGTLRKFDYIVSNPPFKLDFSDFRDDLDTKANKDRFFAGIPKVPAKSRDKMAIYLLFIQHIIHSLSEKGHAAIVVPTGFITAQSGIDKNIRQHLVENKMLAGVVSMPSNIFATTGTNVSILFLDATNKKDVVLIDASNLGTKVKEGKNQKTLLSSGEEDRIIATFNNKQAVDDLSVVVSYDDITAKNYSLSAGQYFEVKIEYVDITHEQFEQKMGGYQERLDELFKESRKLEKAIAKNLEKIDL; this is translated from the coding sequence ATGACCACTACACGCACTTTTCAAACCCAGGCGACCACTCTCATCGACGACCTCAAGGCCGTCTGCGCGAACTACGGCCTCGGCAACGATGGCAATGAGTTCAAGATCATCACCCAGGTCTTTCTCTACAAGTTCCTCAACGATAAATTCGCTTATGAGGTCAAGAAAATCGACCCCAAGCTCAGGAAGGCGGAATCGTGGGAGGACGCGCTCGCCGCCTACCCGGCGGACGACTACGAGATGCTCCTGCTCCAGCTCGGCGCAGGTACCGCCCAGCTCCAGCCCGCACACCTGATCTCCGCCCTTTTTGCCAAGACCAACGATGACAACTTCGCCACCACCTTCGACGACACCCTCATCGACATCGCCGCGCTGAACTCGGACATCTTTTCGGTAAAAACAGAAGGCGGCTCGAAGATCGTCCTCTTTGAGCGCATCAGCAACTACATCTCCGATCCCTCGAAACGCGACAGCTTCTGCCGCGCGATGATGAACAAGCTGATCCACTTTTCCTTCGAGCAAATCTTCTCCGAGAAATTCGATTTCTTTGCCACCCTCTTCGAGTATCTCATCAAGGATTACAACAAGGACGGCGGCGGCAAATACGCCGAGTATTACACCCCGCACGCCGTCGCCAAGATCATGGCCGCCTGCCTGGTCCCCGGTGGCGGGAAAATCCGGAACGTCACCTGCTATGACCCCTCCGCAGGCTCGGGCACGCTGCTGATGAACCTCGCCCACGCCATCGGTGAGGACAAGTGCTCGATCTACTCACAGGACATTTCACAGAAGTCTTCCAGTCTGCTGCGCCTGAACCTGATCCTCAACAACCTCGTCCACTCGATCCCCAACATCATCCAGGGCAACACCATCCACCACCCCTACCACAAGGACGCCGACACCGGCACGCTCAGGAAGTTCGACTACATCGTCTCCAACCCACCCTTCAAGCTCGACTTCTCAGACTTCCGCGACGACCTCGATACTAAGGCGAACAAGGACCGCTTCTTCGCAGGCATTCCCAAGGTCCCCGCCAAGTCCAGGGACAAGATGGCCATCTACTTGCTCTTCATCCAGCACATCATCCATTCACTCAGTGAAAAAGGCCACGCCGCCATCGTGGTGCCGACAGGATTCATCACCGCGCAGTCCGGCATCGATAAAAACATCCGCCAGCACCTGGTTGAAAACAAGATGCTCGCCGGCGTGGTCTCCATGCCCTCCAACATCTTCGCCACCACCGGCACCAACGTCTCCATCCTCTTCCTCGATGCCACTAACAAAAAAGACGTAGTCCTAATCGACGCCTCTAACCTCGGCACCAAGGTCAAGGAAGGCAAAAACCAGAAGACGCTACTCAGCTCCGGGGAAGAAGACCGCATCATCGCCACCTTCAACAACAAACAAGCCGTCGATGACCTCTCCGTCGTGGTCAGCTACGACGACATCACCGCCAAAAACTACTCCCTCAGCGCCGGCCAATACTTCGAGGTGAAAATCGAATACGTGGATATTACCCACGAGCAGTTTGAACAGAAGATGGGCGGCTATCAGGAAAGGCTGGATGAGCTGTTCAAGGAGTCGCGGAAATTGGAGAAGGCGATTGCCAAGAACCTTGAGAAAATTGATTTATGA
- a CDS encoding type I restriction endonuclease subunit R yields MSAKFNEDSRVKIPSILHLVSMGYDYLSLKDHKWDSSNNIFTDVFKEAVDRINGGLEPPELNRIYKDLSLKLDNEDLGKAFYEAITTQSGTKLIDFEDFSNNTFHVVTELPCVNGDEEFRPDITLLINGMPLVFIEVKKPNNRNGILAERRRINTRFQNKKFRRFVNITQLMVFSNNMEYDDSSPEPLQGAYYASPSYTEPIFNYFREENEPDLAKPLTQVGEVTENFILKDTNLQSIKDTPEFATNKSPDTPTNRLSTALFSRARLAFLLKFGIAYVHGTHGGYEKHIMRYPQIFATMAIEQALENGTRKGIIWHTQGSGKTALAYYNVHHLTDYFSRKGIIPKFYFIVDRIDLLTQASHEFKSRGLVVHTVNSRDAFARDIRSTHAIHNDSGRPEITVVNIQKFKDESDVVTAADYDIKLQRVYFLDEVHRSYNPEGSFLSNLNESDPNAIKIGLTGTPLIGDNLRSRDLFGDYIHKYYYNASIADGYTLRLIREEIETKYKMELAAVLEEIDILKDGKNRKQLNAHAKFVEPMLDYIVRDFEQSRIAYGDPTIGAMVICDSAEQARMMAEVFERKYSSHHYDYSSGIGDYARAAGKTVPYHTREVKAHTVNSHALILHDVGTKDDRRQWVEDFKDGNIDILFVFNMLLTGFDAKRLKKLYLGRIIKAHNLLQALTRVNRTYKSFRYGYVVDFVDISKQFKKTNEDYFRELEGELGSEIDHYSNLFKTEQEITAEIEEIKHVLLHFDTDNAETFSQQISEIQDRDTMRELTRALNNARSLYNLIRLSGQYEMLNELDFRKLTRLSIEANNHLALLNEKHALEQGDETKNLLNVALEDILFMFHKTGESELVIADELKNSLRKTREGLGGSIDPGDPEFLSLKAELERIFQKMNLQEMTQEDMKAYIEALDDLHARARELERKNQLLRAKYANDAKYARIHKRLREKGEPTRDERKLIKALQDLKKRTDEQLVHNSQILNNESFSEKEMVRIVIEQFKGEHNISLTPDSAKFIKNLVMKEYLAEYHGQQPA; encoded by the coding sequence ATGTCGGCCAAATTCAACGAAGACTCCAGGGTGAAAATCCCGTCCATCCTCCATCTGGTCAGCATGGGCTACGATTATCTTTCGTTGAAGGACCATAAATGGGACAGCTCGAACAATATTTTCACCGATGTTTTCAAAGAAGCCGTTGACCGCATCAATGGCGGGCTGGAGCCGCCGGAGCTGAACCGCATCTACAAAGACCTCTCGCTCAAACTCGACAACGAGGACCTTGGCAAGGCGTTCTACGAGGCGATCACCACCCAGTCAGGCACAAAGCTGATCGACTTCGAGGACTTCAGCAACAACACCTTCCACGTCGTCACCGAGCTGCCCTGTGTCAATGGCGACGAGGAGTTCCGCCCTGACATCACGCTGCTGATCAACGGCATGCCCTTGGTTTTTATCGAGGTGAAAAAGCCCAACAACCGCAACGGTATCCTTGCCGAGAGGCGGCGCATCAACACCCGCTTCCAGAACAAGAAATTTCGTCGCTTTGTCAACATCACCCAGCTCATGGTGTTCTCCAACAACATGGAGTATGACGACAGCTCGCCGGAGCCTCTGCAAGGTGCCTATTACGCATCCCCCTCCTACACCGAACCGATATTCAACTACTTTCGTGAGGAAAATGAACCCGACCTCGCCAAACCCCTAACCCAGGTGGGTGAGGTTACTGAGAACTTCATCCTGAAAGACACCAACCTCCAAAGCATTAAGGACACGCCTGAGTTTGCCACCAACAAATCACCAGACACCCCCACCAATCGCCTCTCCACCGCCCTTTTCAGCAGGGCCCGCCTCGCCTTCCTACTCAAGTTCGGCATCGCTTACGTGCATGGCACCCATGGAGGCTATGAGAAACACATCATGCGCTACCCGCAAATCTTCGCCACCATGGCGATTGAGCAAGCCCTCGAAAACGGCACGCGCAAGGGTATCATCTGGCACACCCAAGGCAGCGGCAAGACCGCGCTCGCCTACTACAACGTCCACCACCTGACCGATTATTTCAGCAGAAAAGGCATCATCCCGAAGTTCTACTTCATCGTGGACCGCATCGACCTACTGACCCAAGCGAGCCATGAGTTCAAAAGCCGGGGCCTGGTCGTGCATACCGTCAATTCACGCGATGCATTTGCCCGCGACATCCGGTCCACCCACGCCATCCACAACGACTCAGGCCGCCCCGAGATCACCGTGGTCAATATCCAGAAGTTCAAAGACGAGTCCGATGTGGTCACCGCCGCCGACTACGACATCAAGCTCCAGCGCGTTTACTTCCTGGATGAGGTTCACCGCTCGTATAATCCCGAAGGGAGCTTCCTCTCCAACCTCAATGAGTCCGACCCCAACGCAATCAAGATAGGACTCACAGGCACCCCACTCATCGGCGACAACCTCAGGTCACGCGACCTGTTTGGCGATTACATTCACAAATACTACTACAACGCCTCCATCGCCGACGGCTACACCCTGCGCCTGATCCGGGAGGAAATAGAGACCAAATACAAAATGGAACTCGCCGCCGTGCTGGAGGAAATCGACATCCTCAAGGACGGCAAAAACCGCAAGCAGCTCAATGCCCACGCAAAGTTCGTGGAGCCGATGCTCGACTACATTGTGCGCGACTTCGAGCAATCCCGCATCGCCTATGGCGACCCCACCATCGGTGCCATGGTCATCTGTGATTCAGCCGAGCAAGCGCGGATGATGGCGGAGGTCTTTGAAAGAAAATACAGCTCCCACCACTACGATTACTCCAGCGGCATAGGCGACTACGCACGCGCTGCCGGTAAAACGGTTCCCTACCATACCCGCGAGGTCAAGGCGCACACGGTCAACTCCCACGCCCTCATCCTGCATGACGTCGGCACCAAGGACGACCGCCGGCAATGGGTGGAGGACTTCAAGGATGGAAACATCGACATCCTCTTTGTCTTCAACATGCTGCTCACAGGTTTCGATGCAAAGCGTCTCAAGAAACTCTACCTTGGCCGCATAATCAAGGCCCACAACCTTCTCCAGGCACTCACCCGCGTCAACCGCACCTACAAATCCTTCCGCTACGGTTACGTGGTGGACTTCGTGGACATCAGCAAGCAGTTTAAAAAAACCAACGAGGACTACTTCAGGGAACTCGAGGGCGAGCTGGGCAGCGAGATTGACCACTACTCGAACCTGTTCAAAACCGAGCAGGAGATCACCGCCGAGATCGAGGAGATCAAACACGTCCTACTCCACTTCGATACCGACAACGCCGAAACCTTTTCCCAACAAATCAGCGAGATCCAGGACCGCGACACCATGCGCGAACTCACCCGCGCGCTCAACAACGCCCGCAGCCTCTACAACCTGATCCGCCTCTCCGGCCAGTATGAAATGCTCAATGAGCTTGATTTTAGAAAACTGACCAGGCTGTCAATCGAGGCCAACAACCACCTCGCCCTGCTCAATGAAAAACATGCCCTGGAACAGGGAGACGAAACCAAAAACCTACTCAACGTAGCCCTCGAGGACATCCTCTTCATGTTCCACAAAACCGGCGAGTCCGAGCTGGTCATTGCCGACGAACTGAAAAACAGCCTGCGCAAAACCCGTGAAGGCCTCGGTGGCAGCATCGACCCCGGAGACCCCGAGTTCCTGTCGCTGAAAGCCGAGCTGGAAAGGATTTTCCAAAAGATGAATCTCCAGGAAATGACCCAGGAGGACATGAAGGCCTACATCGAGGCACTGGATGACCTCCACGCCCGCGCCCGCGAGCTGGAGCGCAAGAACCAGCTACTGCGCGCCAAGTATGCCAACGATGCCAAATACGCCCGCATCCATAAACGCCTACGCGAAAAAGGAGAACCCACCCGAGACGAGCGCAAACTCATCAAGGCCCTGCAAGACCTCAAGAAACGCACCGATGAACAGCTCGTCCACAACTCCCAGATCCTCAACAACGAGTCGTTCTCGGAAAAGGAAATGGTGCGTATCGTCATCGAGCAGTTCAAGGGAGAACACAATATTTCCCTGACTCCAGACAGTGCCAAATTCATCAAAAACCTTGTGATGAAGGAGTATCTTGCTGAGTATCACGGACAGCAACCAGCATGA